The following are encoded together in the Clostridium sp. BJN0013 genome:
- a CDS encoding DUF3189 family protein: MCSRHHKHLKPCLPNEVLAKLLRKLHWVSFGRPIVTKGTQQAYMLI, from the coding sequence ATCTGTTCCAGGCATCACAAGCATCTGAAGCCATGCCTGCCCAACGAAGTTCTTGCTAAACTCTTAAGGAAATTACATTGGGTAAGCTTTGGCAGACCTATTGTAACAAAAGGAACACAGCAGGCTTATATGCTTATATGA
- a CDS encoding MerR family transcriptional regulator translates to MMIAEVSQKYGITADTLRYYERIGLIPPVNRNASGTRDYTEEDCNWVEFIKCMRNAGLPIEVLIEYVTMFQQGNSTIKARKQLLIEQRSQLVERINGMKQTLERLDKKIDGYEEKVLVKEEQLKRTDN, encoded by the coding sequence ATGATGATTGCAGAAGTAAGTCAAAAATATGGCATAACAGCTGATACATTGCGGTATTATGAGCGTATAGGTTTAATTCCACCTGTGAATCGAAATGCCAGTGGAACTAGGGACTACACGGAAGAAGACTGTAATTGGGTCGAATTTATCAAATGTATGCGAAATGCAGGTCTTCCAATTGAAGTATTGATTGAGTATGTAACCATGTTTCAACAGGGAAATTCTACAATTAAGGCTAGAAAACAGCTCTTGATAGAACAGCGTAGTCAGCTTGTTGAGAGAATTAATGGAATGAAGCAAACGCTAGAACGTCTGGATAAGAAAATTGATGGATATGAAGAAAAAGTATTAGTAAAAGAAGAACAATTGAAAAGAACAGATAACTAA
- a CDS encoding transposase — translation MMVQIGEKLINTDCILVEDRAYGKHKRYDMFKSIKQAFVIRIKDNITLSYPKNIKSLRAENSNIIKDVTCYLGEGSSKTENRFRVVEFSDLYGKSIRVCTNLMAITPEKIADIYKERWKVESFFRFIKQNLNVKRLFGTKKTADGKNLSTVFYSHK, via the coding sequence ATGATGGTCCAAATAGGTGAAAAACTTATTAATACAGATTGTATTTTGGTAGAAGATAGAGCTTATGGGAAACATAAGAGATATGATATGTTTAAATCTATAAAACAAGCATTTGTCATAAGAATCAAAGATAATATAACACTAAGTTATCCAAAAAACATAAAAAGTTTAAGAGCTGAAAATTCTAATATAATCAAGGATGTTACTTGTTACCTTGGAGAAGGCTCTTCTAAAACTGAAAATAGATTTAGAGTTGTTGAATTTAGTGACTTATATGGAAAATCCATAAGGGTATGTACTAACTTAATGGCTATTACACCTGAAAAAATTGCAGATATCTATAAAGAAAGATGGAAAGTTGAAAGCTTTTTTAGATTTATAAAGCAAAATTTGAATGTTAAAAGATTGTTTGGAACTAAAAAAACTGCCGATGGCAAAAACCTATCGACAGTTTTTTATTCTCATAAATGA
- a CDS encoding flavodoxin family protein yields the protein MKVLLVNGSPHKKGCTYTALHEVAKTLNHEGIDVEIFQIGTKPLTGCIACKSCVKIGHCVFDDKVNEFLEIAGNFDGYIFGSLVHYAAASGAITSFMDRVFYADLCSGKQSFYLKPAAAVVSARRAGTTATFDQLNKYFTLMEMPINMAFFLKCKEAGTKAGIALPEREQTIFTNFIR from the coding sequence ATGAAAGTATTATTAGTAAATGGAAGTCCACATAAAAAAGGATGTACCTATACAGCATTACATGAAGTGGCAAAAACTTTAAATCACGAAGGAATAGATGTGGAAATATTTCAAATTGGAACGAAGCCATTGACTGGATGTATTGCCTGCAAAAGCTGTGTCAAAATAGGCCATTGTGTATTTGATGACAAAGTCAATGAATTTCTTGAAATAGCAGGAAATTTTGATGGATATATATTTGGTTCTCTGGTACACTATGCAGCTGCCAGCGGGGCAATTACTTCTTTTATGGATCGTGTATTTTATGCAGATTTATGTTCGGGTAAACAATCTTTTTATTTGAAACCTGCAGCTGCTGTGGTATCAGCCAGAAGAGCTGGAACTACGGCAACTTTCGATCAATTAAATAAATACTTTACATTAATGGAGATGCCAATTAATATGGCATTCTTTTTAAAATGCAAAGAAGCCGGAACAAAAGCGGGTATTGCTTTACCGGAAAGAGAACAAACCATATTCACAAATTTTATTCGATAA
- a CDS encoding transglutaminase family protein, translating into MNLVLENRNLLNYLLVSKYVDFDKEIIQDKAKELFHENLDEIKKIRIAFEYVRDKISHSWDIQSKKITRIASEVLKYKEGMCYAKSMLLAALLRYQGIPTGFCYQRLILGDTPQTGYCIHALNAVFISSTGRWIRIDARGNTNGKNAQFFIDKEQLAFPIRVEYDEIDYPTIFVNPIKVTTETLENNTNCIEMIKYNLPTVLR; encoded by the coding sequence ATGAATTTAGTATTAGAAAATAGAAATTTATTAAACTATTTACTGGTAAGTAAATATGTTGATTTTGATAAAGAGATTATACAAGATAAAGCAAAGGAACTATTTCATGAAAATTTAGATGAAATTAAAAAAATTAGAATTGCATTTGAGTATGTTAGAGATAAGATTTCTCATTCTTGGGATATTCAAAGTAAGAAGATAACAAGAATTGCTTCAGAAGTATTAAAATATAAAGAAGGTATGTGTTATGCAAAATCCATGCTATTGGCTGCATTATTAAGGTATCAGGGTATTCCAACTGGTTTTTGCTATCAAAGATTAATATTAGGAGATACTCCACAAACAGGATATTGTATACATGCCTTAAATGCAGTTTTCATTTCATCAACAGGCAGATGGATACGTATAGACGCTCGAGGAAATACAAATGGCAAAAATGCTCAATTTTTTATAGATAAAGAACAACTTGCATTTCCGATCCGTGTAGAATATGATGAGATTGATTATCCAACAATATTTGTTAATCCTATTAAAGTAACAACTGAAACATTAGAAAATAATACAAATTGTATTGAAATGATTAAATATAATTTACCTACTGTATTAAGATGA